From a single Senegalia massiliensis genomic region:
- a CDS encoding PTS sugar transporter subunit IIB yields MINILLVCSAGMSTSMLVKKMQEAADKKNIEANVWAVGDAESQEESKKADIILLGPQVRYLEAKMKERVDNKKPVSVIDMLVYGTMNGEKALDNALKDYEKFNK; encoded by the coding sequence ATGATTAATATTTTGTTAGTTTGTTCAGCAGGTATGTCTACAAGTATGCTAGTAAAAAAGATGCAAGAAGCAGCAGATAAAAAGAACATTGAAGCAAATGTTTGGGCAGTAGGAGATGCTGAATCACAAGAAGAATCAAAAAAAGCAGATATAATATTATTAGGACCTCAAGTTAGATATTTAGAAGCTAAAATGAAAGAAAGAGTAGATAATAAAAAGCCAGTATCAGTAATAGATATGTTAGTTTATGGAACTATGAATGGCGAAAAAGCATTAGATAATGCATTAAAAGATTATGAAAAATTTAATAAATAG